The following are encoded in a window of Amphibacillus xylanus NBRC 15112 genomic DNA:
- a CDS encoding endo-1,4-beta-xylanase produces the protein MKTLKEHFKDKFLVGAAVNAYTIDHDKELLTKHFNSITAENEMKPEHMQPEPNKFTFEVADKMIQFAEDNGMQLRGHTLVWHNQMPDWFFTDENGNDVSREELLKRMKDHITAVVSRYKGRIHAWDVVNEAVEDRGEEMLRKSKWIDIIGEDFIDYAFKFAHEADPDALLFYNDYNESHPEKREKIYQLVKGLLDRGVPIHGVGLQAHWNLYDPSYENIEAAIKRYSELGLQLHVTEMDVSVFEFGDERTDVKEPTKEMLHLQAERYERFFDLFTKYQEHITSVTFWGISDAYTWLNDFPVRGRKNWPFVLDEKGEPKPAYHRIVK, from the coding sequence ATGAAAACGTTAAAAGAGCATTTTAAAGATAAGTTTTTAGTAGGTGCAGCAGTTAATGCTTACACAATTGATCATGATAAAGAGTTATTGACAAAACATTTTAACTCAATTACGGCAGAAAACGAAATGAAACCAGAACATATGCAACCAGAACCGAATAAATTTACTTTCGAAGTTGCAGATAAAATGATTCAATTCGCTGAAGACAACGGTATGCAATTACGCGGGCATACACTTGTTTGGCATAACCAAATGCCAGATTGGTTCTTTACAGACGAGAATGGAAATGATGTATCTCGTGAAGAACTATTAAAACGTATGAAGGATCATATTACAGCTGTTGTTTCACGCTATAAAGGACGTATTCATGCTTGGGACGTTGTGAATGAAGCAGTAGAGGATCGTGGCGAAGAAATGCTACGTAAATCTAAGTGGATCGATATTATTGGTGAGGACTTCATTGACTACGCTTTCAAATTTGCTCATGAAGCAGATCCAGATGCATTATTATTCTATAATGACTACAATGAATCACATCCAGAGAAGCGTGAGAAAATCTATCAACTTGTTAAAGGTTTACTAGATCGAGGCGTGCCAATTCACGGTGTTGGATTACAGGCGCACTGGAATCTATATGATCCTAGCTATGAAAATATTGAAGCTGCGATTAAGCGTTATAGTGAGTTAGGCTTACAGTTACATGTTACTGAAATGGATGTATCTGTATTTGAATTTGGTGATGAACGTACAGACGTTAAAGAGCCAACAAAAGAGATGCTTCACCTACAAGCTGAGCGTTATGAGCGTTTCTTTGATTTATTTACAAAATATCAAGAGCATATCACATCAGTTACTTTCTGGGGTATTTCAGACGCATACACATGGTTAAATGACTTCCCAGTTAGAGGTCGTAAAAACTGGCCATTTGTATTAGATGAAAAAGGCGAACCAAAGCCAGCTTACCATAGAATTGTTAAATAG
- the thiD gene encoding bifunctional hydroxymethylpyrimidine kinase/phosphomethylpyrimidine kinase, with product MPMKKTLTLAGSDSSGGAGIQADLKTFQEHNVYGMTALTSIVTMVPETWTHQVTAIDVNLVENQLDTILSLGIDAMKTGMLGSVDIIELGAHKIKKNNLTNVVVDPVMVCKGDDEILQPENTVALREHLLPVATITTPNLFEAGQLAQTGPITNLEQMKEAAKIILDLGVKNVVIKGGSALNHDKAVDLFYDGHEFLVLEKEKLETNNNHGAGCTFAAAITANLAQGKPIKEAVIHAKDFVYAAIQAGFKLNQFVGSVNHGAWNQVK from the coding sequence ATACCAATGAAGAAAACATTAACTTTAGCTGGCTCTGACTCTAGTGGTGGTGCTGGTATCCAGGCTGATTTAAAGACATTTCAAGAACATAACGTCTATGGTATGACCGCACTCACATCAATTGTTACGATGGTACCGGAAACTTGGACTCATCAGGTAACAGCAATTGATGTAAATCTAGTTGAAAATCAACTAGACACCATTTTATCACTAGGTATTGATGCAATGAAAACAGGCATGTTAGGCTCTGTTGATATTATTGAATTAGGCGCACATAAAATTAAAAAAAATAACCTAACTAATGTTGTTGTAGATCCTGTAATGGTGTGCAAAGGGGACGACGAAATATTACAGCCTGAAAATACTGTTGCTTTACGTGAACATTTATTACCTGTTGCTACAATTACGACACCTAATTTATTTGAAGCAGGTCAACTAGCTCAGACCGGACCTATTACGAATTTAGAGCAGATGAAAGAAGCAGCTAAAATCATTCTTGACTTAGGGGTTAAAAATGTTGTCATTAAAGGTGGATCTGCACTTAACCATGACAAGGCTGTCGACCTATTTTATGATGGTCATGAGTTTTTAGTTCTAGAAAAGGAAAAGCTAGAAACAAATAACAACCATGGTGCTGGTTGTACATTCGCTGCTGCTATTACAGCTAATCTTGCTCAGGGTAAGCCTATTAAAGAAGCAGTTATTCATGCAAAAGATTTTGTCTATGCCGCAATTCAAGCTGGCTTTAAATTAAATCAGTTTGTCGGATCTGTAAATCACGGTGCTTGGAATCAAGTAAAATAA
- the mvk gene encoding mevalonate kinase: MINASRKSASGQAHSKLILMGEHAVVYNEPAIAIPFNTLSVTSIIKPHIGKVKFISQFFSGELDQMPEKMQGLVECIKAVCQKLNQSVRDFQIELKSSIPIGRGLGSSAAIAVSLVRGLYNFFNEKLNHDALTMFVDLAEKYAHGTPSGIDREATTHNHPIFFQRNQQVEEMEIGKPLHLVVADTGRIGDTHASVASVKQQYQQNQHVTKQRIERLGQLTRQARQHLETGRIKELGQLLDEAHSELRALKVSDPGLDHYVKVSKAAGALGAKLTGGGRGGCMLALVDSVKQAKIVEAALQEAGASQTWYCKVANEVMSYES; the protein is encoded by the coding sequence ATGATTAATGCATCTAGAAAGAGCGCAAGCGGCCAAGCGCATAGTAAGTTAATTTTAATGGGGGAACACGCAGTTGTCTATAATGAGCCGGCGATTGCTATTCCTTTTAACACATTAAGTGTTACCTCAATTATTAAACCTCATATCGGTAAAGTGAAATTTATTAGTCAGTTCTTTTCAGGAGAACTAGATCAGATGCCGGAGAAAATGCAGGGATTAGTTGAGTGTATTAAAGCAGTTTGTCAGAAACTTAATCAATCAGTTAGAGATTTTCAGATTGAATTGAAATCCTCAATTCCAATTGGTCGCGGTCTAGGCTCAAGTGCTGCAATCGCGGTATCTTTAGTTCGAGGATTATATAACTTTTTTAATGAGAAGTTGAATCATGACGCTTTAACAATGTTTGTCGATTTGGCAGAAAAGTATGCGCATGGTACACCAAGTGGAATAGATCGTGAAGCAACAACTCATAATCATCCAATCTTCTTTCAACGTAATCAACAAGTTGAAGAGATGGAAATTGGTAAACCACTCCATTTAGTCGTGGCAGACACCGGCCGTATTGGTGATACACATGCATCTGTTGCAAGTGTTAAACAACAATACCAGCAAAATCAGCATGTAACTAAGCAACGAATTGAACGGTTAGGTCAGTTAACAAGGCAAGCACGTCAACATTTGGAGACAGGTCGCATAAAAGAATTAGGGCAGTTGCTTGATGAAGCACATAGTGAATTAAGAGCCCTTAAAGTAAGTGATCCTGGCCTTGATCACTATGTAAAGGTAAGTAAAGCAGCCGGAGCGCTCGGCGCAAAACTAACTGGTGGTGGGCGTGGTGGTTGTATGTTGGCACTAGTTGACTCAGTTAAACAAGCAAAAATTGTCGAAGCGGCGCTTCAAGAAGCGGGTGCATCACAAACGTGGTATTGTAAAGTGGCTAATGAGGTGATGAGTTATGAGAGCTAA
- the mvaD gene encoding diphosphomevalonate decarboxylase, whose translation MRAKARAHTNIALIKYWGKRDEKLFLPTNNSLSMTLDQFYTETVVEFNPDLKQDKFILDGIEMNPEETAKVSRFMDKIRRYTGQSHYALIDSINHVPTAAGFASSASGYAALAAAAMKASGVSFSENELSIMARQGSGSASRSIYGGFVEWQKGEKEDGSDCYAVPILEQGAWDLRVLSVEVTHEVKKVLSREGMKRTVETSPFFAGWLEAVAEDLVEAKAAIAKRDFIHLGETLERNALRMHATTLGANPPFMYWQSSTVKVMEAVQALRENGIHAYFTIDAGPNVKVVCQPEDEEQILDALSELDVVQNIYRCKVGPGVSYLEG comes from the coding sequence ATGAGAGCTAAGGCTAGGGCACATACGAATATAGCACTAATAAAATATTGGGGTAAACGAGACGAAAAATTATTTCTGCCAACAAATAATAGTTTGTCAATGACGCTAGATCAATTTTACACAGAAACAGTCGTAGAGTTTAATCCAGATTTAAAACAAGATAAATTTATCTTAGATGGAATTGAGATGAATCCAGAAGAAACAGCGAAAGTAAGTCGTTTCATGGATAAGATACGTCGTTATACTGGTCAAAGTCATTATGCCTTGATTGATTCGATAAATCATGTGCCTACTGCAGCTGGTTTTGCTTCATCAGCATCAGGTTATGCTGCCTTAGCAGCAGCGGCAATGAAAGCTAGTGGCGTAAGCTTTTCAGAAAATGAATTATCGATTATGGCACGTCAAGGATCAGGTTCTGCTAGTCGTTCGATTTATGGTGGTTTTGTTGAATGGCAAAAAGGAGAAAAAGAAGATGGTTCAGATTGTTATGCTGTTCCAATCTTAGAGCAAGGCGCATGGGATCTTCGTGTATTATCTGTTGAGGTAACACATGAAGTGAAGAAAGTACTGAGTCGTGAAGGCATGAAGCGGACGGTAGAAACGTCACCATTTTTTGCTGGTTGGTTAGAAGCGGTTGCTGAAGATTTAGTTGAAGCTAAAGCAGCCATTGCTAAGCGTGATTTTATCCATTTAGGTGAAACTCTAGAACGAAATGCACTAAGAATGCATGCCACAACACTTGGAGCGAATCCGCCATTTATGTATTGGCAAAGTTCAACTGTAAAAGTAATGGAGGCTGTTCAAGCACTTAGAGAAAATGGCATTCATGCTTACTTTACGATTGATGCGGGGCCAAATGTAAAGGTTGTTTGCCAACCTGAAGATGAAGAACAAATTCTTGACGCTTTATCAGAGCTAGATGTTGTTCAGAACATTTACCGCTGTAAAGTTGGTCCAGGAGTAAGTTATTTAGAAGGATGA
- a CDS encoding phosphomevalonate kinase produces MNTKRYTVRAPGKLFIAGEYAITEPNQDSIVMAVDRYLSVKIKRHHYNRLELPELNLSNIRWSEKRGKAIFKKYHPRLRFIKHILDTFYEYCGGHAPVHILVSSELDSNSGQKYGLGSSAALSVAFLTALLKFSKQSEQVENRLTIFKLASIAHFRAQGNGSCADIAASTYGGWLNYRTFNSDWLMTQLKEGRTVKSIVESEWPGLKIVSLKKPDTLHFLVGWTQETARTAPMVAKVHRLKSKQPEKYSRFLATSQTAVEQMISGFKNGDLDRIITGMKQNRSALRLLGIEANVPIETEKLINLIEIATPYGGAKTSGAGGGDCGIAFIIEEDKIADIYRQWEAVGIKALPLNVSIVGVQMI; encoded by the coding sequence ATGAATACAAAGCGGTATACAGTTCGAGCGCCGGGGAAGTTATTTATTGCTGGTGAATATGCAATTACAGAACCGAATCAAGATAGTATTGTTATGGCTGTCGATCGCTACCTATCTGTCAAAATTAAACGTCATCATTATAATCGATTAGAATTACCAGAATTGAATTTGTCGAATATACGTTGGAGTGAAAAAAGAGGAAAAGCAATTTTCAAAAAGTATCATCCTAGGTTAAGGTTTATTAAACATATTTTAGATACATTTTATGAATATTGTGGTGGTCATGCACCAGTACATATTCTTGTTTCAAGTGAGCTTGATTCAAATTCAGGTCAGAAATATGGGCTAGGATCAAGTGCAGCTCTTTCGGTTGCATTTTTAACAGCATTACTAAAATTTTCAAAGCAAAGTGAACAAGTAGAAAATCGATTAACAATTTTTAAACTAGCTTCGATCGCTCACTTCCGAGCACAAGGGAATGGTTCATGTGCGGATATTGCAGCGTCTACTTATGGTGGTTGGCTCAATTATCGAACCTTTAACAGTGATTGGCTCATGACGCAATTGAAAGAAGGAAGAACAGTAAAATCAATTGTCGAGTCGGAGTGGCCAGGATTAAAGATTGTCTCACTCAAAAAGCCGGACACACTGCATTTTTTAGTTGGTTGGACACAAGAAACTGCAAGGACAGCACCAATGGTTGCAAAGGTTCATAGATTAAAATCGAAACAACCAGAAAAATATAGTCGTTTCTTAGCTACAAGTCAAACAGCTGTTGAGCAAATGATAAGTGGCTTTAAAAATGGTGATCTTGATCGCATTATTACTGGAATGAAGCAAAATCGAAGTGCCTTGAGATTGCTAGGAATTGAGGCAAATGTTCCAATCGAAACAGAAAAACTTATTAACCTAATAGAAATAGCAACGCCTTATGGTGGAGCAAAAACATCAGGTGCTGGCGGTGGTGATTGCGGAATCGCCTTTATTATAGAAGAAGACAAAATTGCTGATATTTATCGACAGTGGGAAGCAGTGGGTATTAAGGCTCTGCCACTAAATGTTTCAATTGTAGGTGTACAAATGATCTAA
- a CDS encoding aldehyde dehydrogenase: MDLLERQKDFFYSGVTRPYQYRKRALTLLKGTIKNNESKIMKALQRDLNKSDFEAFTTEIGLVYTEIDFVLKHLKKWMKPKRVKTPMTHVGSVSRIYPDPFGVALIISPWNYPFQLAMTPLVGAIAGGNTAVIKPSELTPTVSKLIKEIIDQTFIEDYIAVELGGVETSQKLLDQAFDYIFFTGSVPVGKIVMEKASQNLTPITLELGGKSPVIVHDDASLKLAAKRIAWGKFTNAGQTCVAPDYLFVQENVKEQFLTYLKEAIIHLYGERPLDNPDYGKIVSDKHFQRLVGYLNNGEVCYGGTVDEEKHKIEPTILTDVDRHQAIMHEEIFGPILPVLTYSHLDEAIDYIRRQPKPLSFYLFSETAHIQNTVLEQISFGGGCINDTLYHLGSPHLPFGGIGESGIGSYRGKFSFETFTHQKSVLKQSSRLDLPFRYPNKKNRMKWARRVMK, from the coding sequence ATGGATTTATTAGAGCGTCAAAAAGATTTTTTTTATTCGGGTGTCACACGCCCTTATCAATACCGTAAACGAGCATTGACTTTACTAAAAGGGACCATTAAAAATAACGAGTCCAAAATTATGAAAGCGCTTCAAAGGGATTTAAATAAATCTGATTTTGAAGCTTTTACGACTGAAATTGGTCTCGTTTATACTGAGATTGATTTCGTCTTAAAGCACTTAAAAAAATGGATGAAGCCAAAGCGTGTGAAAACGCCAATGACTCACGTTGGTTCGGTCAGTAGAATTTACCCAGATCCATTTGGCGTCGCATTGATCATATCGCCTTGGAATTATCCATTTCAACTAGCGATGACACCACTTGTTGGAGCTATCGCGGGCGGAAATACAGCAGTAATCAAGCCATCTGAGCTTACACCAACCGTTTCTAAACTCATTAAGGAAATCATCGATCAAACATTTATTGAAGATTATATTGCTGTTGAGTTAGGTGGTGTTGAGACGAGCCAAAAATTATTAGATCAGGCATTTGATTATATTTTCTTTACAGGCAGTGTACCAGTAGGGAAAATTGTAATGGAGAAGGCAAGTCAGAACTTGACACCAATTACACTTGAATTAGGTGGGAAAAGCCCAGTTATCGTACATGATGATGCTTCTTTAAAACTTGCAGCGAAAAGAATTGCTTGGGGTAAATTCACAAATGCAGGACAGACCTGTGTAGCACCTGATTATCTATTCGTTCAGGAAAATGTCAAAGAACAATTTTTAACATACTTAAAAGAAGCGATTATTCATTTATATGGCGAGCGTCCACTCGACAATCCTGACTACGGAAAAATTGTTAGTGACAAGCATTTTCAAAGATTAGTAGGGTATTTAAATAACGGTGAAGTATGTTATGGGGGAACTGTGGATGAAGAAAAACATAAGATTGAACCGACTATACTAACTGATGTCGATCGCCATCAAGCGATTATGCACGAAGAGATCTTCGGTCCAATCTTACCAGTTCTGACATACTCTCATTTAGATGAAGCCATTGATTACATTAGGAGACAACCAAAGCCTCTATCATTTTATTTATTCTCAGAGACAGCACACATTCAAAATACTGTCCTAGAACAAATTTCATTCGGTGGCGGCTGTATTAATGATACCCTCTACCATTTAGGCTCGCCTCACTTACCGTTTGGTGGAATTGGGGAAAGTGGTATCGGCTCATATCGAGGTAAGTTTAGCTTTGAAACATTTACACATCAAAAAAGTGTATTAAAACAGTCATCAAGACTCGATTTACCATTTCGCTATCCAAATAAAAAAAATCGGATGAAATGGGCCCGTCGAGTTATGAAATAA
- a CDS encoding ring-cleaving dioxygenase, translating into MVSELKGIHHVTAITSSAEKNYEFFTFVLGMRLVKKTVNQDDIQTYHLFFADDEGNAGTDVTFFDFPGIPKGTHGTNEIYRTAFRVPSDETVEYWLKRFDRLNVKHDGVSEQFGKKVINFVDFDDQQYQLISDENNKGVKSGVPWKKGPIPLEYAITGLGPVHIRISHLDYFKQVLEKVLGFKEIDQNGDQYLFEVGEGGNGAQIIVEYNQILPDGRQGYGTVHHVAFRVHDRAALEEWIDYLPQFGFQTSGYVDRHFFESLYARVTPHILFEWATDGPGFMGDEPYETLGEKLSLPPFLESKRDYIESVVRPIDTVRSTLDLKKE; encoded by the coding sequence ATGGTTAGTGAATTAAAAGGAATCCACCATGTAACAGCAATTACCAGTAGTGCCGAAAAGAATTATGAATTTTTTACGTTTGTTTTAGGAATGCGTTTAGTTAAAAAGACAGTTAACCAAGATGATATTCAAACATATCACTTGTTTTTTGCAGATGATGAAGGAAATGCCGGAACAGATGTGACTTTCTTTGATTTTCCGGGTATTCCAAAAGGAACACACGGGACAAATGAAATTTATAGAACTGCATTTCGTGTCCCATCTGATGAGACGGTTGAATATTGGTTGAAACGATTTGATCGACTTAATGTGAAACACGACGGTGTGAGTGAGCAATTCGGTAAAAAAGTTATTAATTTCGTTGATTTTGATGATCAGCAGTATCAGTTAATATCTGATGAAAATAACAAAGGTGTAAAATCAGGTGTACCATGGAAAAAGGGGCCAATTCCACTTGAATATGCAATTACTGGACTAGGACCAGTTCATATTAGAATCAGTCACTTAGATTACTTTAAACAAGTATTAGAAAAAGTACTAGGTTTTAAAGAAATTGATCAGAATGGTGACCAATACTTATTCGAAGTTGGTGAAGGAGGTAACGGTGCTCAGATTATTGTTGAATATAATCAAATTTTACCAGATGGCAGACAAGGGTATGGTACAGTTCACCACGTTGCATTCCGTGTTCATGATCGTGCAGCTTTAGAGGAGTGGATTGATTATTTACCACAGTTTGGTTTCCAGACATCAGGCTATGTTGACCGACACTTCTTTGAGTCACTATATGCTAGAGTAACGCCACATATATTATTTGAATGGGCAACAGATGGTCCAGGATTTATGGGGGATGAACCTTATGAAACGCTTGGTGAAAAGCTGTCATTACCACCATTTTTAGAATCTAAACGTGACTATATTGAGTCTGTCGTTCGCCCAATTGATACGGTTAGAAGTACATTAGATTTGAAAAAAGAATAG
- a CDS encoding sensor histidine kinase, with protein sequence MPTFWFELLYLLVAWGLAAYSKSATAGLDPKTIMLSALFFTVYFCLPLMKKRIKLFQLALVLLAITAFYTYSTISFNGVVLLIILMVSKQAIDHLQGFRLYVQLFIQFILIMLPYLLRLDYLLISYTMLLLLLVGFLLYIWQRTNLSYHQLNHAYIELEADYRKLKRHTVIQERVVRQDERNQVARDLHDSVGHRLTALLMQLEVARIQVTDKEFRNKFDQLKALAQMSLDETREALKTLKSEQTTGLTAVIQLIRKLEAESHLRVSFHVQSGALSVPLTNAQSVALYRSVQEGLTNMMRHSQVRQASVEFQLIGDRFFRFQISHPLKTKVEIQEGFGLKSMRERLEQLAGSLKINQVEGEFRLIGTFPIEGGERE encoded by the coding sequence ATGCCAACATTCTGGTTTGAATTATTATATCTGTTAGTTGCATGGGGATTAGCTGCATATTCAAAGAGCGCCACGGCAGGTCTTGATCCAAAGACGATTATGTTAAGTGCGCTCTTTTTTACGGTTTATTTTTGTTTACCGTTAATGAAAAAAAGAATCAAACTATTTCAATTGGCACTAGTATTGTTAGCTATAACTGCTTTTTATACGTATAGTACCATTAGTTTCAACGGGGTTGTCTTGTTAATAATTTTAATGGTTAGTAAGCAGGCGATTGATCACTTACAAGGCTTTAGACTTTATGTTCAGCTTTTTATTCAATTTATACTTATCATGCTTCCGTATCTACTAAGATTAGATTATTTACTGATCAGCTATACAATGCTGTTACTTCTGTTAGTTGGCTTTTTACTCTATATTTGGCAACGAACCAATTTATCCTATCACCAATTAAATCATGCCTATATTGAACTTGAAGCGGACTATAGGAAGCTTAAGCGACATACAGTTATTCAAGAGAGAGTCGTTCGTCAAGATGAACGTAATCAGGTTGCTCGTGATCTTCATGATTCCGTAGGCCATAGACTAACTGCTTTACTTATGCAGCTTGAAGTTGCTCGGATTCAAGTGACAGATAAAGAATTTCGCAATAAATTCGATCAATTAAAGGCATTAGCACAAATGAGTTTAGATGAGACAAGAGAAGCATTAAAAACATTAAAGAGTGAGCAAACAACTGGTCTAACAGCTGTGATACAATTAATTCGAAAACTAGAAGCGGAAAGTCATTTGCGTGTGTCATTTCATGTTCAATCAGGAGCGTTGTCAGTACCATTAACAAATGCTCAGTCAGTTGCACTTTATCGATCAGTGCAAGAAGGTTTAACCAATATGATGCGTCATAGCCAGGTTAGGCAAGCTAGTGTTGAATTTCAATTGATCGGTGATCGATTTTTTCGCTTCCAAATTAGTCATCCGTTAAAAACCAAGGTGGAAATACAGGAGGGCTTTGGCCTTAAATCAATGAGAGAACGCTTGGAGCAATTGGCTGGTTCATTGAAAATCAATCAAGTAGAAGGAGAGTTTCGTTTAATTGGGACTTTTCCCATTGAGGGAGGGGAGCGTGAATGA
- a CDS encoding response regulator encodes MMSILLVEDQVLVRQGLKMMIETDPELKVTGEASNGKEAIELCYKNHFDLVILDIRMPEMTGLEALREIRRNWPEVKTLILTTFNDEDYALEALKYGANGYMLKNADAKELIRTIRSCLKGGLALEDQVAAKVVPALIEKEQKQVIDPTLTKRELDIIIGVGRGLSNKEISEQLFLSVGTVKNHISVILDKLELRDRTQLAIYALRHHIV; translated from the coding sequence ATGATGTCAATCTTATTAGTAGAAGATCAAGTGCTTGTTAGACAAGGCTTAAAAATGATGATCGAAACAGATCCAGAGCTTAAAGTAACTGGGGAGGCAAGTAACGGTAAGGAAGCCATTGAACTTTGCTATAAAAATCATTTTGATCTGGTGATATTAGATATTCGTATGCCTGAAATGACTGGATTAGAGGCATTAAGAGAAATTAGACGCAATTGGCCAGAGGTAAAAACATTAATTTTAACAACATTCAATGATGAAGATTATGCTTTAGAGGCTCTTAAATATGGTGCGAATGGATACATGTTAAAAAATGCAGATGCAAAAGAACTTATTCGAACGATTCGCAGTTGCTTAAAAGGTGGTTTAGCGCTTGAGGATCAAGTAGCTGCAAAAGTTGTCCCAGCCTTAATAGAAAAAGAACAAAAGCAAGTCATCGATCCGACATTAACGAAGCGTGAACTTGATATAATCATAGGAGTGGGACGTGGATTAAGCAATAAGGAAATTTCAGAGCAACTCTTTTTGTCGGTTGGTACGGTGAAAAATCATATTTCTGTCATATTAGATAAATTAGAGCTGCGAGATCGGACGCAACTTGCCATTTATGCATTACGCCATCATATTGTCTAA
- a CDS encoding daunorubicin resistance protein DrrA family ABC transporter ATP-binding protein, which translates to MLQVNNLHKKFKTITAVNGINLYLEEGESVGLLGPNGAGKSTAISMISTLLTPTSGDVLFKGQDVLKQPDVLRPVLGVVPQEIALYEELTAYENMLFFGKTYGLSGKKLKRKIDEVLELVGLTERKKERIKNYSGGMKRRINIAVSLMHEPEVLIMDEPTVGIDPQSRSYILEMVRELNRNKGMSILYTSHYMEEVEKLCDRVYIMDHGQIIASGTKEELKSILSSEDTILIEVQQKSDQLINHLNEHALIQQVAEVDQGYKVIVGKGADVFADIFEIANKCQVKVRGVHIQTPTLEDVFLHLTGRKLRD; encoded by the coding sequence ATGTTACAAGTTAATAATTTACACAAGAAATTCAAAACGATTACGGCAGTTAATGGTATTAATTTATATCTTGAAGAAGGAGAATCAGTTGGTTTACTTGGTCCAAACGGTGCGGGTAAATCAACTGCGATTTCAATGATTTCTACATTACTTACACCTACAAGCGGTGATGTGCTTTTTAAAGGGCAAGATGTTTTAAAGCAACCAGATGTGCTTCGGCCAGTGCTTGGCGTTGTACCACAAGAAATCGCATTATACGAAGAATTAACCGCTTATGAAAATATGCTTTTTTTCGGTAAGACTTACGGTTTATCAGGTAAGAAATTAAAGCGTAAGATTGACGAAGTGTTGGAGTTAGTCGGATTAACAGAGCGGAAAAAAGAACGGATCAAAAACTATTCAGGAGGTATGAAGCGTAGAATTAATATTGCTGTTTCTCTTATGCACGAACCAGAGGTTTTAATTATGGATGAACCAACTGTAGGGATAGATCCACAATCAAGAAGTTATATTTTAGAGATGGTTCGTGAGCTAAATCGTAATAAAGGTATGAGCATTTTATACACAAGTCATTATATGGAGGAAGTTGAGAAGCTTTGTGATCGAGTTTATATTATGGACCATGGTCAAATTATTGCATCAGGGACTAAAGAAGAGCTCAAAAGTATTTTATCTAGTGAGGATACAATTTTAATTGAAGTTCAGCAAAAGTCGGATCAACTTATTAATCACTTAAATGAACATGCTTTAATTCAACAAGTTGCAGAGGTAGATCAAGGCTATAAAGTAATTGTTGGAAAAGGTGCAGATGTATTTGCTGATATTTTTGAAATCGCTAATAAGTGTCAAGTTAAAGTAAGGGGCGTTCATATTCAAACGCCAACATTGGAAGATGTATTCTTGCATCTAACTGGAAGAAAATTAAGAGATTAG